The sequence ATAATCAAAAGTCCTGTGGGGCTACCAGCAAGGGCAATAAAGAACAAGTTTATAGAAGAAGTCATTGATGGGAAAAAAATCCCGTATAAATGCCCTTATCACTGCATCATTACCTGTGATTATAAGAACAGTCCATACTGCATCTGCATGGTGCTCATAAATGCACAGAGGGGATATCTCAACCATGGATGTGCATTTGCCGGCCACAACGCTTACAGGACAACTGAAATAGTTTCAGTCAAGGAACTTATCAACTCCCTTAAAAAAGAGTATGAGCAAGCCGGATTAGAAGAGCATCAGCATGCCGCAAAGTAAATCTCCAGTGCGGCACCATTCCTTAGAAGAAGCAAAACCCGTCATGAAAATTTTAGGATTCAATGACATCACTCTTTCGCGGGAAATAAGAAAAGCCATTGAAGATATGGGGTTTGAAGAGGCTACACCAATCCAGGCGCAATCAATCCCAATTCTTCTTCAAGGAAAAGATGTCATAGGCCAGGCGCAGACCGGCACCGGCAAGACCGCTGCCTTCGGAATACCGATATTGGAGATGGTTGAATCTGAATCAAAAAAAACACAGGCTATCATACTCTGTCCGACCAGGGAATTGGCAGTCCAGGTTGCGGAAGAAATGAAAAAGATAGCACGTTATAAAAAAGGGATCGAGATTCTTCCTATCTATGGCGGCCAGCCTATAGACCGCCAGATAAAGGGATTAAAGAGAGGCGTGCAGATAATTATCGGGACTCCGGGGCGAGTCATGGACCATATGGAGCGCCGCACCCTCAAAATGGAGAACGTTAAGATAGTCGTCCTTGATGAAGCTGATGAGATGCTCGACATGGGATTCAGGGAAGACATAGAAACAATACTTAAAAAAGTGCCTACTGAAAGACAGACGGTTCTTTTCTCTGCAACCATGCCAAAGTCTATCCTCGATTTAACACACAGATTTCAAAAGAACCCGCAGTTCATCAAGGTTGTGCACAAAGAACTGACTGTACCGAGCATAGAGCAGTTCTACCTTGAGGTAAAAGAGCATTCAAAGGCTGAAATACTTGCACGTCTCATTGATGCCTATAATCTCAAGCTTTCTCTCGTATTCTGCAACACCAAGAGAAAGGTGGATGAACTAGCAGGAAGTCTCCAGGCAAGGGGTTATTCGGCAGAGGGTCTCCACGGTGACATGAACCAGTCTCAAAGGGACAGGGTTATGGCCAAATTCAGAAAAGGGATTGTTGAAATCCTCGTTGCAACTGACGTGGCAGCACGCGGGATTGATGTGGAAGACATAGAAGCGGTCTTCAACTACGATGTGCCGCAGGATGAAGAATATTATGTACACAGGATAGGGAGAACAGGACGCGCAGGAAAAACAGGGCGCGCATTCACATTGGCTGTGGGGAGAGACACTTATAAGATAAGAGACATACAGAAGTACGCAAACACCAAGATAAAGTCCTTAAAGGTCCCGTCAGTGACCGATGTGGAAGAAAGAAAAACCGGCAAATTGCTTGAGCAGGTAAAAAATACAATCAACGAAGGTCATCTTGGGAAATATGTCCATTTAGTAGAAGGGCTTCTGGAGGAGGACTACACTTCTCTTGATGTTGCAGCAGGCCTGCTTAAAGTTCTTATGGGTGAAGAAAACAAAGAAAAACCACGTCCATCATCGCGGGAAGAAAAATTTGGTGATACAGGAGCTTCTCATGGAATGGTTAGGCTCTTTATAAATGCAGGCAAAAACCAGAAGGTACGGCCAGGTGATATTTTAGGAAGCATTGCAGGCGAAACAGGAATCCCCGGAGAAGAAGTGGGTGCAATTGATATCTACGATAAATTTTCCTTTGTCGAAGTTCCTGAAGAATACGCAAATGATGTAATCTCAGGCATGAAAGGGAAACAGATAAAGGGTATAAAAATCAGCATTGAACCAGCGGGAAAAAAATAGGCATCACCTGAATACGTATTCAACATTATTCCAGCAATTAACTTACTATTCACCTTCCTTTGAATAAAAAACCCTTCAGCCTAATAAAAACTGAAGGGTTGTATTGAAACTATATTGGCAGACTAACTTGTCCGTTTTTTAGACTAATGTTAAGCATTGTCATCTGCTAGGGCATCGGGCCATAAGGGATGACATTGTTGGTATCATCTGCGTCAGGTAGTTTGTCATCAGCATCAACAACTCCTATGACATACATACCGGAAGCATTTACTCCTTTCGGCAGATTAATTTTTATACTTTGATTCATGCTTTTGCCTGCCTTCAGACTTTTGATTTTGTAAGTTTTAAGCAATTTATCAACCCCTTCATCAACTGTGGCGTCACTTGAAAGATATATGGCAAGCCCAGTTTTAGGAATTGTTATATTGCTCTCATTTTTCACTATAAAAATTCCATTCAATCTGTATCTTGCCGGTTTGATCGATATGCGGGTCTGCTTCAGTTTCTTCCATTCACCAGTTGCATCAACCTGCGTGCCGGCCTGTGTTATAGTAAACGTGTAACCGGCGATAGTCATTGTACCGCTTCGGCCATTGTTACTGCTATTTGTATCCACGGTATATTTGACTGTCCCATTCCCTGTCCCGCTTGAACCTGATGTTATAGTGATCCAGCTATCATTACTGATTGCCGTCCAGGCGCAACCGTTTCCTGCTGTAACCTTAACGTTTCCGGAGCTGCTAAGTGCTGAAAGCGAAATGCTTGCCGGATCTATGGAGTATGTGCACCCGCCGTCTGATGCGACATTGATGGAAACTGTACCCAGATTGGAATCTGTCTGGCCGTCATTGGCTGCGAATGTGAAAAAGTCGCCCCCAGTATAACCGTCTTCAGGATAATATGTTGCAGCTGTACCTGATAATCCTACTGAGCCATGACCTGCCTGAGAAACAATACGAAGAGTTAATGAATCTCCGTCTTTATCAGTTGCATTCAAAGGAATTGCCAGCGGCACTCCTGAAGTTGAGGTTGTGACATCGCTTACAACCGGTGCACGGTTGGAGTTAGCGTTTTCACTTCCGGGGCCTTTGTGACATGTGTAACATCCGATCTGAAAACCTCTCCAGAATAAATTAGTTTTGTTAAAAGCATTAATTGAGCGGTCAGCCTGTGAACGGGACAATACTGTTCCGCGATAATCCAATCCGTGACAGTCACGGCATTGGGCAGCACCGCTTCCCTCAACTTTATCAGGATGACTATTTACCCATGATTTGCCGACAGGATGCATTCCATGAGGTCCGCCGCTTACTGTATTAGGCACTGTAGCATGACATGAGTCGCACTCTATCAGCATTCCAACATGTCCCTGGTGCTGGGTACTGGCAATATTGTCGTTATTATGTGAACTTGGAAATTCAGCATGAGTTGAACCATGACAGGCTTCACACTTTAGACCGCCGTGTCCGCTTGAATAACGATATAAAGACAGTCCTGTAGCTGGCGTATCCTGATTGGTTGCAAATGTCTGGTTAACAGCATCACGCATATTCCCCGGAGTGTCAAACACTGATGTATAGCGGATCTCACCATTATTTTGCACCGCTGTACCGGTGTGACAATTCTGGCAGTTAGGTTCGTTTAACCAGCCTGTGCGCGTTGAAGCGCCGACATCACTCATAGAACCATGGCAATTCTGGCACTGCATAAGCATAGAGCCGTCAGATGCTACGGCCTTTCCCATCGCTCCGCGCAGACAACGAGTGGTAGATCCTGGGTGGCACCTGTAACAGGCAGAGCGGTCGTCGCTGGAATTAAGTGATATGCTGTTTGTAGGATCAATAACATGCGCATGAAAATAGTGAACATCTTCCGTTAAAGGGTTGATTCCAGTAATACCGGAACCCGGTAATGCTTCCGACTTGTGGCAGGCAGCGCAAAGAATAGGAATGCTATCCGTTACAACCGTAGCATAAAGGCCTGAGGCATTATAACCTTTAGTTGTAAGGGCATTCTGAAAATCTGTGTTTGCAGCCTGGCGCTCATCATGGAGCCTTAAGATGTTAAGCCTGTAATCGCGGGTTGGGTCAGGGTCATTTACCCAGCCGGCTGCTGGTTGGGCATCAGGACCCGACAAGGAACTGTGGCATGCACTGCAATCCATCTCGTCTGAAACTGGCAAAACTATATCACTTGTGGCAAGGGTCGTACTTCCCTGTTTTGCTGTTATGCGCATCATTGGATATGCATTTTTATTCATAGCATCATCATATGGAGTAATCGGAATCCCATATGCTGCAAACCAATTTTCACTGCTTTCAAAAGCCATGGACTGCGGAGTGTTTCCTGTCCCCGGCATAGAATACGAAGCAGGACCCGGCACAGGAAGTCCAACATCAGCAGACAGCGAAACCCCAAACAGCGGCAATACATAGTCCCAGAAATTGGTTTTGCCGACCGATGTTTTGTTAATAGATCCATCCGGATCTGCAACAGCTTCATAGGTAACTGTAATCCCTGTGTCGCTTGTTACTAACTTCCCGCTCGAATCAATGAGCTGTGCGTTTATCACATTATAGGGAGGTAAAATCGAAAATACCGAAAAGTCACTGTCCATGCAGTGCATGCCAAGATTGTTCCAGCCTACAATTGTCCAGTTTGTAACTGCAAGCTCCTGAGCAGATAGGACGTTAATCAGGGTCAATAGGATGACAAAACTGATCGTAAGAGTAAAAAACACTTTCCACAGTTTTTTTCTTTTCATGGTCGGTCTCCTTCTCAAGAAATGTCATCATATGAAAATCAGCAATCAGGTTTGAATAAGTTCAATGATGATTAATATAGGTATAAACAAAAGTAATTCAAGAGTAGGAACCAAAAATCATTTATATCAATGCATCCTACTTTAGAACTTCATACATATATCTTCTTGACAACATCTGCTTTCTTTTTATTTTAACTGATATCAAACACAACATATACAACCTACACATTTATCTTACGCAAATTAAAGAACCGGTAAAATTTTAATAAAGAATCCCACATGATTAATATTCTTTATTTACTACCTACCTTTAGTAGTCACCTGACCAGAGTTAAACTGATGATGCCGCACGTTAACGGTCTGAGTAATAATCTTAAAGATGGGGGGACTGATCATGAAGATATCCAAGTTGTTAAAAAAAAGACCAATGCTTTTTTCTGGACTACTCCTGTTATATCTTATTTTGCCAATCTTCTTTGCAGTTAAACCTGCAAGTGCAGCAGTTGATAAAGTCATATGCGTGCCCTGGCAGGGGAATATTGCAAAATACCATACAACGTGGAACGGACTTAACGTAACTCTAAAAGGAGTAATCAAAACAACCACTACGTCAACAATATGGTATAGATGGAACTATGGAGATGGAAGTCCCACCACAGCAGTTTCTTCTCTCTCCGGCAAAATAAGGTACACTGTTGAAACCCAACATACTTACTCTGGCACTGAAGGAACACCATTTACAGCCCAGTTGCTGGTTGACGATGTTGACAACTCAATGACCCATGCTGTTTCTGACAATTATCTTGTCAAAATAGAGACTCAAAATCTTGACTCCAAGATCAACGTAGCCATTGACAACGGGCTTTGGTATCTCTACAAGTCCGGAGGTGAAAGTTCCTATTACCATTCTTATGACGGATCTCCTGTTATGGTATGGTCCTACAGCAGTTATTATGCATCACCGACCGCCTCAGCTGTGCAAGCCTTTGAAATCAATGGTCACAAGGAGACCGGGGATTTTGATGAGGATCCTTATGCCGAGTACGTTCAACTGGGACTTAACTGGCTCTTCAACGGTTACTATTACAGCACCAGCTATCCAATGCTCCAGTCTGTAGGTATTGGACTGCAACATGGTGAAAATCCTGACAGCAGGCCAAACGGAAAAGGCATAGAATGCCGTGATTATGGATACCGTCCGATTTATCAGGGGGGAATGGTAATGGATGCCATCATCTCCTCTGGCACACCGGATGCTGATTCGGGACGTGATTTTGATGGTGACGGTAAAACCGAAACTTACCGGGAAATTGTACAGGATATGATAGATATGTACGCGTGGGGCCAGTATGATGACATATCTTATGGCGGCTGGCGTTACAACTGGAATGATTGGCCTGACAACTCTGCCTGTCAGTGGGCTGCAATCGGCATGATACCTGCACAGGAATCCCCATGGAATTGCACTGTGCCAAGCTGGGTAAAGACATATGATGATGGATGGCTCAACTACAGCCACTATCAGTGGAACTGGGACGGAACACAAAATCTATGGGGCGGGTTCGGCTATACCGGACCGACCTGGGGAGATGCACTCACCCCCTCTGGCATGGTCCAGCTTAGTTTTGTAGGGGCAACTACAGACGATCCGAGATGGATCCGCTGCGAACGCTGGTTCGCCGACAACTGGAAAGATGTCAATAGAGACTGGCTTGATCAAAATAATGTCTACGCCTATTACGCTTTCGCAAAAGCGATGAGGCTTGCAAAGCCAAATCCAGTAGTTATCTTCTCTCAGGGCGGCATTTTTAATGGACTTGACTGGTATCGCGGCAGCGGGGCAACGATGGGCCTGGCAGAGAAGATATCCAGCCAGCTGATTGCCAGCAGCTACTGGGATTACTATGGTGCCAACCTTGGAACCGCCTGGTGTGTGATTATTTTGAAACCTGTTCTATTCGCTGAAGCACCAGTCGCGTGCTTTGATGCCGATCCCAATCCGAGCTATCCTGATGCCTCTATCTCCTTTGATCCATCCTGTTCTGGTCACTCCGAATCAGGAAAGGATATTAGCAATCTGGTTTTGTTCGAATGGGACTGGGACAACGACGGCGTGTATGATGCCACGACTACTTCTCCAAATATAATAACACACACTTTTAGCTGTTCGTCAGTACCTTGCGTATACCCTGTAACGCTGCGTGTTACAGATGACAGCGGACCTCCGCGAACAGCTAACTATGTGCAGGATATTCAAATTACCAATCCTCCTCATCCGCCGGTGGCGAGTCTGAAAGGACCTTATATGGTTTCGCTCTGTGAGGGAGATTCGCTAATCCTTGATGGTTCCGACTCCTACGACCCGGATGAAGGTCAGCATGAGGCGGGATGCCCCGATTGTCCTGACGACACGATTATATCCTATGAATGGGACCTGCTTGGAGCTCCGTGGGACTTCGATAATGAGATTACTGTAACCGGTACCTTGGATTTGGGAAGCGGCTTTACTGAATTCATGCCGGAATCAGGAGCCTATGATACAGGCTTGAGAGTGACTGACAATACTGAAAACGCCTACCCGGGAAGCGAAGAGCCTAATCTGACCAACGATGATTTCGCTGTAGTAGATGTTTACAATGCAGGACCATGTGATATTACAGCTACAGCCCTTTGCCAGGCAGTATCGCTCGTGTGGGACGATGTAGGGGCTGACTATTATGTGGTCTACATGAGTACGACCGGTCCGAATCTCGGGTTTGCAGACGTAGAGACAACAACAGCGACCAGCAAAATAATGGGAAGCTTCGTGATGAATGCCAATACCTGGTTCAGGGTGATGGCAGTTACCGGTCAAAACAAAAGTCTGAGCAAAGCTGTGGCAATCTGGGGCGATCCAACTCTTTGCAACCCTACAGCTGATGCCGGCGGTCCTTACGAGGTCTGTCTTGGTGATTCTGTTACTTTAGATGGCTCTGCCTCAACAGCGCTTGTTGGAACAATCGTGGCCTGGGATTGGGATCTTGATGATGATGGTGATTTTGACGATGCCTTTGGTGAAACAGTCAATTGGACTCCATCAATTCAAGGGACATACCCAATAGGTCTAATGGTGACATCATCGGATTCGCTTGAATTGACCAATGCGATAACCACAACAGTTGAAGTTTCCAAGTGCCTGGTAGATTTGGCGCTGGATATCTGCCCAATTGCTTTCCCCAACAAAGTTTCTTTCCGCAAAAACTGGGGACTCTCTGTTGGAGTTTTAGGGAGTCGTGACTTTGACGTAACAACTCTGAATTGGCCTACTGTGAAGTTCGGAAAGACGGGAACAGAAGCCAGTCCTATGCGTGCACCAATTTTCAGGGATTTTAACAGGGACGGAAACCTTGATGCCATTTACATGTTCATAATGAACAAGTGCGGCTTTGCGATGGGCAACACCCAGGGTATTCTGACAGGCAAACTTAACGATGGGACTGAAGCAAGTGGAAGTGATTCGGTTAAGATTATTTATTAGAATATTGAGCAATAAAACAAATCGAACAATTGTTGTAACAGTGATGAGAAATCACTAATCAGTGGCAGGGTCAGCAATGGCCCTGCTTTTTTATATTCCATCCATTTGGTTTAACAAGTCTTACTCAATAAAAAAGCAGACAGGTTTTTCTTAAACTCTGTCTGCTTTAAACGGGAGCGACGGGATTCGAACCCGCGACCTCCGACGTGACAGGCCGGCGTTCTAAACCAGCTGAACTACGCCCCCTGAAAAATAATAATGCGTTTACTTAAACTACATTTAATAAAAAGTCAATTGCAGCCTTATTGCAGATGCAAGATTTACCATCAGACAAGGAAGCAATCGGTGAGCAACCCGGAGTATACAGAATCTAAACGTCGCATGAAACCCGCAACTTAAAGCTGCATACCCAAAAAAATTTTGCTTCTAAACATACTACTGTATTACCAATGGGCAGGACAGGGATCGAACCTGCGACATTCGGCTTGTAAGGCCGACGCTCTCCCAGCTGAGCTACCCGCCCCTAATGAAGAATATATTTTGTAAAGGATTGGGAATAGTTTGTCAAGGCTATAAAAGAAACCTCTAACTTCCAGGAACCCTTGTCTTGTTATCGTCCTGTCAGGCACCTACCGGGCATTCACTTATGCATTTTGAACAGGCACGGCAAAGGCCCAGGTTAACTGTCTTTGTTTGCCGAGGATTCTGTGGACATACCTCCACACATTTGTCGCAGGAGGTACATCCATTTGTCCTGGATGAGTTTCTAGAGAGTAAACCACCGGCCCCGGTAAGTGCAGTTATAAAAAGCCGGGGGCCAAATTCAGGGTGCACAAGAAGGCCAAAGGGGCTTAGCGTTCCAAGCCCTGCGTTTGCTGCGAGCTTTGGAAGGTTGATTCTCGGAGAAAGAGGATATAAGGCTTTGCCATTTATCCCCTCTTTTGCAAGTAGTTTGTTAAGCCTGTAAATGAACATTTTTGTATCTTCAAAGACCACCGGGTCAAAACTGTGTGCTTTCCATTTGTGAAGGAAAACGTATGTTCCGTCAATCTCTCCTATATCATCAACATTTTTCTTAACATATTCACTGATCTTGTCTGAAGGAGTATAAAGCTTCCTCAACGGCCTCATCAGAAACCTACGCGGGTTTCTTCTCAGGAGAATGATTGATGGCATGAGATTGCCGAAAAATTCAATCTTCTTCTCGTCGGTTGATGCTTCAATAAAATTGTAATCAGAGTTTTCCGACATAGTGTCACCTCAATGGGATTTCTTAGCCAGATAGTCTTTTTCCTCAGTAGAGGCTTTTTTCCAGGTTATCAACGCATAAATTGCTACAAGCAGATTTGCAGCTCCATTAAGTACATATGGCATTGAGTGACCCATATGGTCAAAGAGAAATCCACCAGCTTGAAGAAAGAACATTATACCTAAAGCTGCGGCTGTATGATAACCTCCGAGCAATGAGCCTATAAGATTTCTCGGAGCAATGTCAGAAGTCAATGTAGAAGACCCGACACCGGCACCATTAACACCAAGAGCAAATATAATAATACATAGCTTCATCCATATTGAAAAAGGATTATTAACAAAAAATAATAGCATAAAACCTGACCCTGCCAGAGTAAGCCCTAATATGAGGATTTTTAATCTTCCCCATTTTTCTACAAGATAACCCCAGGCAGGATAACAAAGAAGACCTATTATGCTTGCCATGGCAATAGTAAGTCCGCCTTCCGCCATTGCCTGCATAGGTGTCCTTCCGAATTCTTTTGCAACCTTTATAACCCAGACCATTGTGAACATTCCAAGTATAATTACATCAGCTCTTGACGCAAACGCAGCAGAAAATGTTATTCTAAGACAGGGGCTGTTTTTAACTATTCCGAATATTTGTTGCCAGGCAACCTTTTCCTTTTTCTTCACCTCTATAATATCAACAAGACCAAACATAGAAACTATTGACGCGACAATTCCAATAGCAAATGTTAACAAAAATACAGGCTGCAAACCTATGCTCTTGGGAAGACGCACTACAAAAGAATTGATAAATAGCGCTGCCAATACAAACATAAAACCCATAAGCGCCATTGCTTTTCCCCGACCTGTTGTGTATGTATAATCAGTAATAAGAGACTGTACCTGTGGCCAGACAAATAACAGCGAAAAACCTATAAGAGTCCTGAATACATAAACAGGTATAAGCTGCTGTTCTATTCCAAGTTTCTCCGCCACAATATGAGATGAACCAAAGCATACTATAAATATTCCGCCAAAAATCAAACCTGTAACAAGAAGCTTTTTCCTGCCAACTTTATCTGAAAAAACACCTATTGCTCCGACCAGTAAAATAATCATTATTTCCACAATTACTGAAAGGGAGGCATTGATCTTACCAAGATGCTGTCTGCTTATACCAATTACCTCCTGAAGGTAAAGTGGCTGCAACGCTACAGGAAGCATATTCAAGAACATTCCAATGAAAGACATAGCAAAAAGAATAACAACATTTGTCTTTGTCACGTTCTCTCTAAACGGGATTCCCAAGACTACAGTTTGCTTTTCTGAAGACATACTCACTCCTTTTTAAAAAAGCTCCGTTTTATTAAGATGTTTCATTATCATTCAATAATAAAAAGTGTAAAGAACATTTGGAACATGTGTAAAGAAAATAGCTTTCAGAATTTAATGAGGGCTATTTTGCTTGGAGCATTCCACCGTACTTATACTTTTTACTTTGAGATGTACCGTATTTTTTAACAACCTGGCCTGCAATTTGACTATCTTTCCATAAATTGAGATTTTCAGTAAGAATTGTTATTCTCGCATTGGTTTGCACCTCTTCATTGGTCAGGGCGTTGCCGCTATCGGTATCTATAATCATAAGTGGATTCCCCGCTGATTTAGAAGAGGTCAAAAAATATTTTCCATCAAAAATGGCAAAATTTATTTTAGCAACCTGTTTTTTATTATTATCACTGAAAAAGCAATGCCACGAATACACTGTTTTTGAAATAGATCCGCTGTTTATTAACAAATTGATGTCGCTCGCGGTTAGCACATTAAATATACTGGAAACACTGAAAGGGAAATCCTCAAAAATCCTGCCAGTTTTCCCTAGTTCAAATAAAACAAAAGGCACATTAACATACGAGTATGTAAGCTCCCCTGTTTTATCCGGAAGATCTCCATCAAGAGAAGTAAATGCCACTCTTATTTTTGAAGAATTTGTATTGGACTGCTTCAGACTTTCGAGGAGATAAATTATTTCGTTTTCTAAAGCTTTTGTATATTCTTTATTATTTTCAGCAAAATCTCCTTTTTTGTTATAAAGTAGAGGCGGATAATGGACCCACACAAAAATATTACTGCTGTGGTTCTTGTTAATCCCATCAATTACGAGATTTGAAAGATACCTAAATGAATCTTTGAACCCTTCCGTAGGAACAACACCACGTTTAAATGGAGGAAGCAGTGATAAATCAAAAAAGGTTGTCAGCTCATCCGAAGGTTCAATCATATCGCGAAATGAAATAAAAAGTATTTCATAGCCATTTCTTTTTAATGCAGAAATATTTGTTGCGTCTGATCTGACAGCATATTTCGCACTCATAATGGAGTTTATGTTGTCTGTCAGATTTGTTGACGGAGTTATCGCTTCTCTAAAAACATAAGTCCCCCACCCTCGTAGATCTTGTTTCTGATTTTCATAAAAAATCATTTTCTTAGGTGAAATATTTTCACCTGTTATAAGCAAAATTATTTTTTTGTCCTTATTTTCCGGTGCATTAAACGAGACATTTTCTATAATGCCATAACCGGCAAAATATAATATTATTGCTGAAAAAATAGTTGCAGGTATAAAAAATCGCCTTTGTCTACTTTGGCTAACTGAGAAAGCCTCATAAAATATCAATAATAAGATTGAGACCATAAGAAAAAAGAAAATTAACATATCACTTATACTTAAGGAGGTGTATAGATAACGCGCCCGGATAATCATAAAGAACTTGCGTGGCAAAAAAACCAGCAGAGCTGACAATAAAGCGATTATATCAATTTCTATCTGAAAATTTTTGTTAAATCTTTCAGAAGTCTTTTGTGAGTTAATAAAATTTCTGATGAGATATAGAAAACAAGCTATAATAAGTGAACACACCGAATAAAAAAGAGTAAATTTTAGTAAAATAAAAAGTTTAGTGAAAGACACTTCCCTGAATGGAGAAAATACAAAACAGCTGTTCTTTTCTTTTTCCAGAAAAAAATTTAATACCCCAAAAATAAGAAAAAAAATCCCCCATGCAAATAAAGAAGCTAAAAAGCGTATTTTCTTATAAGATGCTTTATCTCTTAATTCCGGAGACAGCAGTTCTTTTATTTTTGAAATAATTATAGATGCAACAGAAAATTTTTCATGTGTAACTATATGCTTGATGAGGCTTGCAACTGTAAGCAAAACTAATATAGTTTTTGCAAATAACATTAAATTCATGTTTCCAGCTCATTGTAATGGACGACATCAAAAAAAAGCTGAGGCAAAAAAAAATAGTTACTTATAATCAGCTATCTGGCTGGCTAGTTATCATAATGTTTCTATTTTTACCTTTCCTTTTTTTCCCTAATACACTGGAGCTTCATTTTGTCGCAAAAAAAGCCTTGTTTTACATAATAGTTTTTAATCTTTTAATAATTTCAGTTATACAGATTCTGAAAGGGAAAAGGGATTTTTTCAGAACACCGCTTGACATATGGTTTGCCATATTTTTTCTGTTATCCATTATTTCTGGTATCAATGCAATTAACAAAACTGAGTTTTTAAGCTCAGTTCAATATATTTTTTTCCTAATCGCCCTATATTATGTAACAATATATTTCTTCCCCAAAGAAAAACTCAACACCATAATTACAGTATTAATACATTCAGCCTCTATTATTTCAATTATAGCCATCTTCCAGGCGTTGAATGCAGATGATTTTACTTTA is a genomic window of Candidatus Schekmanbacteria bacterium containing:
- a CDS encoding DEAD/DEAH box helicase, with the protein product MKILGFNDITLSREIRKAIEDMGFEEATPIQAQSIPILLQGKDVIGQAQTGTGKTAAFGIPILEMVESESKKTQAIILCPTRELAVQVAEEMKKIARYKKGIEILPIYGGQPIDRQIKGLKRGVQIIIGTPGRVMDHMERRTLKMENVKIVVLDEADEMLDMGFREDIETILKKVPTERQTVLFSATMPKSILDLTHRFQKNPQFIKVVHKELTVPSIEQFYLEVKEHSKAEILARLIDAYNLKLSLVFCNTKRKVDELAGSLQARGYSAEGLHGDMNQSQRDRVMAKFRKGIVEILVATDVAARGIDVEDIEAVFNYDVPQDEEYYVHRIGRTGRAGKTGRAFTLAVGRDTYKIRDIQKYANTKIKSLKVPSVTDVEERKTGKLLEQVKNTINEGHLGKYVHLVEGLLEEDYTSLDVAAGLLKVLMGEENKEKPRPSSREEKFGDTGASHGMVRLFINAGKNQKVRPGDILGSIAGETGIPGEEVGAIDIYDKFSFVEVPEEYANDVISGMKGKQIKGIKISIEPAGKK
- a CDS encoding MFS transporter yields the protein MSSEKQTVVLGIPFRENVTKTNVVILFAMSFIGMFLNMLPVALQPLYLQEVIGISRQHLGKINASLSVIVEIMIILLVGAIGVFSDKVGRKKLLVTGLIFGGIFIVCFGSSHIVAEKLGIEQQLIPVYVFRTLIGFSLLFVWPQVQSLITDYTYTTGRGKAMALMGFMFVLAALFINSFVVRLPKSIGLQPVFLLTFAIGIVASIVSMFGLVDIIEVKKKEKVAWQQIFGIVKNSPCLRITFSAAFASRADVIILGMFTMVWVIKVAKEFGRTPMQAMAEGGLTIAMASIIGLLCYPAWGYLVEKWGRLKILILGLTLAGSGFMLLFFVNNPFSIWMKLCIIIFALGVNGAGVGSSTLTSDIAPRNLIGSLLGGYHTAAALGIMFFLQAGGFLFDHMGHSMPYVLNGAANLLVAIYALITWKKASTEEKDYLAKKSH